The following are encoded together in the Proteiniphilum saccharofermentans genome:
- a CDS encoding Gfo/Idh/MocA family oxidoreductase, producing the protein MSNQLTRRKFLKTAAVGAVGMAVFPQFLSSCKQNKSTGTDDGIIRLGFIGLGQQAMYLLNGFIGIPGVQVVAGSDVYGVKRERFLLRVNKHYTENQSEVAVEVYENYKELIAREDIDAVVIATPDHWHAFMAIEACNAKKNVYLEKPLTFTIKEGQMLTKAVRDNGVILSVGSQQRSDANFQHAVKMVQEGKIGKIEKVNAYVGAPPTPYDLPEEPVPADLNWPLWLGPSEYVHYNSQLNPPISLDPEQNEQFWGAWRWYKELGGGFTTDWGAHMFDIAQWGLGMDGSGPVEIIPAGYEDTKYLTYKYANGVVMTEEPFDEKQTKGVKFWGDKGWIEVSRGHFKASDDSLLPPVAENTEGAYETKIPHLVNFIESVKTNTDPVVPVEIGHRSCTVCTLGNIAYDLGRPVKWDPAAEKFVDDPEADANRLFNKTYNEGYIL; encoded by the coding sequence ATGAGTAATCAATTAACAAGAAGAAAGTTTCTTAAAACGGCCGCTGTAGGTGCAGTTGGAATGGCTGTTTTCCCGCAGTTCCTCTCCTCGTGTAAACAAAACAAGAGTACGGGAACAGATGATGGAATTATTCGCCTGGGATTTATCGGGTTGGGTCAGCAGGCAATGTACCTGTTGAATGGTTTTATCGGTATACCGGGAGTACAAGTGGTAGCCGGAAGTGATGTGTATGGTGTCAAGAGGGAGCGTTTTCTGCTACGAGTGAACAAGCACTATACAGAAAACCAGTCGGAAGTAGCCGTAGAGGTATATGAAAACTACAAAGAACTGATTGCCCGCGAGGATATCGACGCTGTGGTAATTGCTACACCCGACCACTGGCATGCATTTATGGCTATTGAGGCTTGTAATGCGAAAAAGAATGTTTATCTGGAAAAACCGTTGACATTTACTATTAAAGAGGGGCAAATGTTAACGAAAGCGGTGCGTGACAACGGGGTGATTTTAAGTGTAGGCAGCCAACAGCGTTCCGATGCCAATTTCCAGCATGCTGTAAAGATGGTACAGGAAGGGAAAATCGGAAAAATTGAGAAGGTAAATGCTTATGTAGGCGCTCCTCCTACACCTTACGACCTGCCTGAAGAGCCCGTGCCGGCAGATTTGAACTGGCCGTTGTGGTTAGGCCCGTCAGAGTACGTGCATTATAATTCCCAGTTGAACCCTCCTATTTCGCTCGATCCCGAACAGAATGAACAGTTCTGGGGCGCATGGCGCTGGTATAAGGAACTGGGTGGAGGTTTTACTACCGACTGGGGTGCACATATGTTCGATATCGCCCAATGGGGACTTGGAATGGACGGAAGCGGTCCCGTGGAGATTATTCCGGCAGGATATGAGGATACCAAATACCTGACTTACAAATATGCCAACGGGGTGGTGATGACCGAGGAACCGTTCGACGAAAAACAGACCAAGGGAGTCAAATTCTGGGGTGATAAAGGATGGATCGAGGTGTCGAGAGGCCATTTCAAGGCTTCTGATGACAGTTTGCTGCCCCCTGTAGCGGAAAATACAGAAGGTGCTTACGAGACAAAGATCCCTCATCTCGTGAATTTTATTGAATCGGTGAAAACAAATACCGATCCGGTAGTTCCTGTGGAAATAGGACACCGTTCCTGTACGGTTTGTACGTTGGGAAATATTGCCTACGACCTGGGGCGCCCCGTTAAATGGGATCCGGCAGCAGAGAAGTTTGTAGATGATCCCGAGGCAGATGCGAACAGATTGTTCAATAAAACCTATAATGAAGGATATATCCTTTAA
- a CDS encoding DMP19 family protein, which translates to MIQIHENKLIEAAEKGMDEFLKVFIDAYLEALDGEITAENMDRLNGYQHTLLALRFFTKEVNEGGFVQLIQNGYGGYIFDNPVAKALKQMGAKGFSKILYKAKEIYDTHRTELERETTEEEFMAMYTDFEQFDELEEKFFYIEEEEISIIAQYVDENLEDFAEIVK; encoded by the coding sequence ATGATACAGATTCACGAAAACAAACTTATTGAGGCTGCTGAAAAAGGGATGGACGAATTTCTGAAAGTATTTATCGATGCTTATCTTGAAGCATTGGACGGGGAGATCACAGCAGAAAATATGGATCGTCTGAACGGGTATCAGCACACGCTACTGGCACTTCGTTTCTTTACCAAAGAAGTGAATGAAGGCGGATTCGTACAGCTCATCCAGAATGGCTACGGAGGATATATCTTCGATAATCCGGTTGCGAAAGCATTAAAACAGATGGGGGCGAAAGGATTTTCAAAGATACTCTATAAAGCCAAAGAAATATACGATACCCATCGTACGGAACTGGAACGGGAAACGACGGAGGAAGAATTCATGGCGATGTATACCGACTTTGAACAGTTTGATGAATTGGAGGAGAAGTTCTTCTATATAGAAGAGGAAGAGATCTCCATTATCGCGCAATATGTGGATGAGAATCTGGAAGATTTTGCAGAGATCGTGAAATAA
- a CDS encoding efflux transporter outer membrane subunit, which yields MKPFNGYIVIVCVLALLLSSCKIGREFSRIENTGMPEHFNGAKEVQMPGLSTDDIGWSTLYQDTVLQNLIDKALENNKDMLIATARIKEMIASKRISFASMLPEVSVEAGGQKEMLNYGGDDPKHDPEFRVNMNIGWELDIWGNLRWKNDAALAAYMQSVEAQRALHLTIVAEVAQAYFELRALDRQLAIVRQTLVSREQGVQFAKLRYEGGLISEIPYRQSLVELARTETLVPDIENEIKLKENDLAILVGDFPSSFIPRGQRIDEIDFPGELPVDLPSSLLRRRPDILQAEQQLIEMNAMVGTALTDMFPKLSLTGQLGGESDELGNFLQSPAWFISSFLTGPIFNFGKNKARHAAAQAAYEAQVYEYEKTVLNVFAEVNNAISSLEKARTMRLSHQKLYDSANSYHQLAQLQYINGLVSYLDVLDSQRQLFDAEIALNDATLNELIATVDMYKALGGGIIR from the coding sequence ATGAAACCATTTAACGGTTATATAGTAATTGTATGTGTGCTGGCCCTTTTGTTGAGTTCCTGTAAAATAGGTCGCGAATTCAGCCGTATAGAGAACACAGGTATGCCGGAGCATTTCAATGGGGCTAAAGAAGTGCAAATGCCGGGATTATCTACGGATGATATAGGGTGGAGTACCCTTTACCAGGATACCGTTTTGCAGAATCTTATTGACAAGGCGCTGGAAAACAATAAGGATATGCTCATTGCTACGGCGCGTATCAAAGAGATGATCGCCAGCAAACGGATCAGTTTTGCATCCATGCTTCCGGAAGTCTCGGTAGAAGCTGGAGGGCAAAAGGAAATGCTCAATTATGGTGGAGACGACCCAAAGCATGATCCGGAGTTCAGGGTGAATATGAATATCGGTTGGGAACTCGATATATGGGGAAATCTACGCTGGAAAAATGATGCAGCTTTAGCAGCCTATATGCAGTCAGTTGAGGCACAACGTGCTTTACACCTGACAATTGTGGCGGAGGTGGCTCAGGCTTATTTCGAGTTGAGGGCATTGGACAGGCAGTTGGCCATTGTCAGGCAAACCCTGGTATCGAGAGAACAGGGAGTGCAGTTTGCCAAACTCCGTTATGAGGGTGGACTTATATCAGAAATACCCTACCGGCAAAGTTTGGTAGAGCTGGCACGTACTGAAACGTTGGTTCCTGATATTGAAAATGAGATCAAATTGAAAGAGAACGATCTTGCAATTCTGGTGGGTGATTTCCCCTCTTCTTTCATCCCCCGGGGACAACGTATCGATGAGATTGACTTTCCGGGTGAACTTCCTGTGGATTTGCCTTCTTCCCTGTTGCGTCGTCGTCCTGATATCCTGCAGGCAGAACAGCAGTTGATCGAGATGAATGCCATGGTAGGCACAGCATTGACCGATATGTTTCCAAAACTCAGTCTTACCGGGCAATTAGGTGGGGAGAGTGACGAACTGGGCAATTTTCTCCAGAGCCCTGCCTGGTTTATATCAAGTTTCCTGACCGGGCCCATTTTCAATTTCGGGAAAAACAAAGCTCGCCATGCTGCTGCCCAGGCTGCTTACGAAGCACAAGTATATGAATATGAAAAAACGGTATTGAATGTATTTGCCGAAGTGAACAATGCTATCTCTTCACTGGAAAAAGCCAGGACAATGAGATTATCGCATCAGAAACTCTATGACTCTGCCAATTCATATCATCAATTGGCGCAACTACAGTATATAAATGGTCTAGTGAGTTATCTTGATGTGCTTGACTCCCAGCGTCAGTTGTTTGACGCGGAGATTGCCCTCAATGACGCAACCCTCAATGAATTGATTGCTACTGTAGATATGTATAAGGCTCTTGGCGGGGGTATTATACGTTAA
- the aspS gene encoding aspartate--tRNA ligase: MYRSNTCGELRLADIEKEVTLAGWVSKIRKMGGMTFLDLRDRYGITQLSFNQELDQDLCDQANKLGREWVIQITGTVKERSSKNPHIPTGDIEIIVSTLTVLNASKTPPFTIETDTDGGDELRMKYRYLDLRRNVVRQNLELRHKMAFETRRYLDERGFLEVETPVLIGSTPEGARDFIVPSRMNPGEFYALPQSPQLFKQLLMVSGFDRYFQIVKCFRDEDLRADRQPEFTQIDCEMSFVNQEDVLQTFEGLTKHLFRSIKNIEIPDFPRITYADAMRLYGSDKPDTRFKMTLTEIKDLTPGREFGVFDSAEYVGAICAKGCASYTRKQLDELTDFVKRPQIGAKGLIYLRYNEDGSLKSSVDKFYTEEDLKKWAERCNAQPGDLILILGGETEKTQKQLCELRLEMGTRLGLRDKNNYKCLWVTDFPLLEKDEELNRFFAKHHPFTSPKPEDIPLLDSDPGAVRANAYDMVINGVEIGGGSIRIHDSGLQKKMFSVLGFTEERAQEQFGFLMNAFQYGAPPHGGIAFGLDRFVSVFAGLDSIRDCIAFPKNNAGRDMMIDAPSRVEQEQLDELGIILSQKKLP; the protein is encoded by the coding sequence ATGTACAGAAGCAATACATGCGGCGAACTCCGGTTGGCCGACATAGAGAAAGAGGTTACTTTAGCCGGATGGGTATCCAAAATCCGCAAGATGGGGGGAATGACCTTCCTTGACCTGCGCGACAGGTATGGCATCACACAATTGTCATTCAACCAGGAACTGGATCAGGATCTCTGCGACCAGGCCAACAAGCTGGGACGAGAATGGGTGATCCAGATTACTGGTACCGTCAAGGAACGCAGTAGTAAGAATCCTCATATTCCTACCGGGGACATCGAAATCATCGTCTCGACTCTGACTGTACTAAATGCTTCCAAAACACCTCCCTTCACTATCGAGACCGACACCGACGGAGGGGATGAATTGCGGATGAAATACCGTTACCTGGACCTGCGTCGTAATGTGGTAAGGCAGAATCTGGAACTGCGTCATAAGATGGCTTTCGAGACACGCCGTTACCTCGACGAGAGAGGATTCCTGGAAGTGGAGACACCGGTACTGATCGGATCCACCCCCGAAGGAGCTCGCGACTTTATTGTTCCTTCCCGCATGAATCCGGGTGAATTCTACGCGCTGCCGCAATCTCCACAATTGTTCAAGCAGTTACTGATGGTATCGGGGTTCGACCGCTATTTCCAGATCGTCAAATGCTTCCGTGATGAGGACCTGAGAGCCGACCGTCAGCCGGAATTCACACAGATCGACTGTGAAATGTCATTCGTCAACCAGGAAGATGTATTACAAACCTTTGAAGGATTGACAAAACACCTGTTCAGGTCGATCAAAAATATCGAAATACCCGATTTTCCCCGTATAACCTATGCAGACGCCATGCGCTTATACGGATCGGACAAACCGGATACCCGCTTCAAAATGACATTAACGGAGATAAAAGATCTTACCCCCGGGCGTGAATTCGGCGTATTTGATTCCGCAGAATATGTAGGAGCTATCTGTGCTAAAGGGTGTGCTTCTTACACACGCAAGCAACTGGATGAACTGACCGACTTTGTAAAGCGCCCCCAAATCGGAGCTAAAGGATTGATCTACCTGCGGTATAATGAAGACGGTTCGTTGAAATCTTCTGTCGATAAATTCTACACCGAAGAGGATCTCAAAAAATGGGCGGAACGATGCAATGCCCAACCGGGTGACCTTATACTGATTCTGGGTGGAGAGACTGAAAAAACGCAGAAACAATTATGTGAACTGCGATTAGAAATGGGCACCCGTCTGGGATTAAGAGACAAAAACAACTATAAATGCCTGTGGGTAACAGATTTCCCATTATTGGAAAAAGATGAAGAGTTGAATCGATTTTTCGCGAAGCACCACCCTTTCACCTCGCCCAAACCGGAAGATATTCCGCTGCTGGACTCCGATCCCGGAGCTGTTCGTGCCAATGCTTACGATATGGTGATCAACGGTGTGGAAATAGGTGGCGGCTCCATCCGTATTCATGACAGCGGATTGCAAAAGAAGATGTTCTCCGTACTCGGATTTACAGAAGAACGGGCGCAGGAGCAATTCGGATTTCTGATGAATGCTTTCCAATACGGTGCTCCTCCGCATGGCGGGATTGCTTTCGGGTTGGACAGGTTTGTTTCCGTCTTTGCCGGACTGGATAGTATCCGCGATTGCATTGCCTTCCCGAAAAATAATGCCGGACGCGATATGATGATCGATGCTCCCTCCCGTGTAGAGCAGGAACAGTTAGACGAACTGGGTATCATACTGTCACAAAAAAAGCTGCCTTAA
- a CDS encoding DUF1015 domain-containing protein — protein MKVKPFKGIRPPKSLVKEVASRPYDVLNSEEARKEAGGNEKSLYRIIKPEIDFPVGKDEHDADVYEKAAENLKMFRDNGWLVQDDEEMYYVYAQTMNGKTQYGLVVGAYVEDYMTGKIKKHELTRRDKEEDRMKHVRVTDANMEPVFFAYPDNKDLNGIVDKVKAREPEYDFVSADGVGHHFWLISDEETIRRITEIFEAVPAMYIADGHHRSAAAALVGAEKAKSNPNHIGDEEYNYFMAVCFPDSQLTIIDYNRVVKDLNGLTPDEFIKKLEKNFVVEPAGSEIQRPQNLHQFSIYLDGRSFSVTAKPGTYDDNDPIGQLDVTITSNLILDEILGIKDLRSDKRIDFVGGIRGLGELKKRVDSGEMALAIALYPVSMKQLMDIADTGNIMPPKTTWFEPKLRSGLVIHQLH, from the coding sequence ATGAAAGTAAAACCTTTTAAGGGTATTCGCCCGCCGAAATCACTGGTAAAAGAGGTGGCATCACGTCCCTATGATGTGCTGAATTCAGAAGAGGCCCGTAAAGAGGCCGGGGGAAATGAGAAATCACTGTATCGTATCATCAAACCGGAGATCGATTTCCCCGTAGGAAAGGACGAGCATGATGCAGATGTATATGAAAAAGCCGCCGAAAATCTGAAGATGTTCCGGGATAACGGGTGGCTCGTGCAGGACGATGAAGAGATGTATTATGTGTATGCACAGACAATGAATGGCAAAACCCAGTACGGTTTGGTGGTGGGAGCTTATGTAGAGGATTACATGACCGGGAAAATCAAGAAACATGAGTTGACGCGTCGCGATAAGGAAGAGGACCGCATGAAGCATGTGCGGGTGACCGATGCCAATATGGAACCTGTTTTCTTTGCCTATCCTGACAATAAGGATTTGAATGGAATCGTGGATAAAGTTAAGGCCCGTGAACCTGAATATGATTTTGTTTCGGCCGACGGGGTAGGGCATCACTTCTGGTTGATATCGGATGAGGAAACTATCCGCCGGATCACGGAGATATTCGAAGCCGTTCCGGCAATGTATATTGCCGACGGTCATCATCGTTCTGCCGCTGCAGCACTGGTGGGCGCCGAAAAAGCAAAGAGCAATCCCAACCACATAGGTGATGAGGAGTACAATTATTTTATGGCGGTTTGTTTTCCTGACAGTCAACTTACCATTATCGATTATAACCGGGTGGTGAAAGATCTCAACGGACTCACTCCCGATGAATTCATAAAAAAATTAGAGAAAAACTTCGTTGTAGAGCCTGCCGGATCGGAGATACAGAGACCGCAAAACCTCCATCAATTTTCTATCTATCTTGACGGACGTTCGTTTAGCGTAACCGCAAAACCCGGTACATACGACGATAATGACCCTATCGGTCAACTCGACGTGACCATTACTTCCAACCTGATACTGGATGAGATATTGGGTATCAAAGATCTTCGTAGTGATAAACGGATCGACTTCGTGGGTGGTATCCGTGGCCTGGGGGAACTGAAAAAACGGGTAGATAGCGGGGAAATGGCGCTTGCCATCGCTTTATATCCTGTCTCAATGAAACAGTTAATGGATATTGCCGATACGGGTAATATCATGCCTCCCAAAACTACCTGGTTTGAACCGAAATTGCGCTCTGGACTGGTAATACATCAATTACACTAA